The window TCGGTGTTGCCGCAATGAATGCAGGTCAAACGATGAAACGACCACTGATGGCCGCAGAGACTGCATTGCAGCAGTTTTTTCCCTTCCTCGCCGCGCAGCTCGGCAATGGCCGGCAGACCGCCGCAAAACGGGCAATAGCCGTGCTCCCAGTCAGCGACAACCGCTTCCGCCAGCCCGGCCTGGCGGCACCGTTCCAGGGCGGCCCCCAGGGCAGTGGTCAGGCAGTACTCGAGCAGGGCCGGCGATACTCCGGCGTCCTCTGCAGCACGTGTGACCGGCTTGCGGTCCCGGTCGAAGGCCGCGCGCAACAGAACCGGCAGATTCAGCTTTTCGGCCTGCAGGGCGCCCTGCAGGACCTGCAGTTCGTCCCGTCCCTGTTCGCCGTGCTCGCACATCACCTGGAGCAGGGAGGCAAAAAAGGTTCGTGCCGTTTCGGCATCGATCTGCAGCATTTCGCCACGGAGCAGCGGAAAGCCCTGCCGCTGGCGCGGGGCGGCCGGTTCGGCATCGACCTCGACACGCAGAAAGGAATCCGCCTCTGAGAACAACCGGTAGAGACAGGAATAATACCGGCAGATATCGGCCAGTGCCGGTTTGCCGGCAGCCAGTTCTTCAAGCCGTCGAAGACGTTTTTCTAGCATCTGAATCTCCTGGGACCTGGCGTTCACCCCGATTCGAATCATGCGGGGCCGCCACGACCGCCCGCGAGCCGTGGCGGCAGTTTTTTCACCGGTTTCCGGCTACCTTCTGAAACCACTTGCTGGCGTGTTTCCTTGCCCAGGCCTTGCGCACCTGACCGTAGAGCATCCCTTCGAGCGTGCCGGGATTGCCGATGGTGGCGAGATAGACATGAACGATCATGCCGACCATCCAGAGAACAAAGAAGAGCCCGTGCAGCATCAGCGAGAACTGCGTCAGTTCCCGGCCGAATGCCGTCGGTTCCCAGATGACGTAGCCGGTTATTCCCATGACCAGAGCCGCAACGAAGGAAAAGATGCCGAACAGCTTCTGGCCGGCGTTGAATTTGCCTTGGGGAATGTCCTCATGCCTGCGGGAGAGGTAGCCTCCCATCTTGACGATCCAGCGCCGGTCGTCGGCATCGAAACGGCAGAGCTCACCCATATGACGCAGAAAGAGCAGCACCGAACAGACCAGGAAAACCACTCCCGCGATCTTGTGCGCCATAATTCCCTGTTGCGGTCCGCCAAACAGGCCAAAATAGCCAAAGAAGGTGTGAGCAAAGAGTCCAAGTCCCGAAAGCACCAGCAGAATGAAGGAAACGGCCAGCGTCCAGTGGACGATGCGGTCAAAGGCATCAAAACGGTCAACGTAGTTTGACATGATTCATTCACCTCCCTTGTGCTGCTGCTCATCCGGTGCATCGATCTTCTTCGGCCCGACGGTGACATAGTGCAGGGCGGCGGCGCCAAGGGCGCCCCAGAAACCGAGGATGCCGAGTGGTTTGACGACGTCCTTCCAGAAGAAGATCGACGCCGGAATGGCCGGATTCTTCGGCAGCCGGTAGGTTCCCGGCTCGTCATCGAGGACATAGAGCACCCCGAGTCCGCCGAGATCTTTCTCGCCGTAGAGTTTTTTGCCGGCGGCCCTGGCTTCGGCGATCAGCTGATCCCGGTCTCCGAACTGCAGGGTCTTGGTGGGACAGGCCTTGACGCAAGCCGGCAACAATCCGTTCTGCACCCGGTCGCTGCAGCCATGACACTTGGTCACCTTCCGTCTCGCATCGTAACGCGGCACATCGAAGGGACAGCCGTTGACGCAATAGTGGCACTCGATGCACTTGTCCCGATTGTAGGCGACCAGGCCCTCCCTGGTGTGATAGAGGGCGCCGGCAGAAGGACAGACCTTGACGCAGCCGGCATCGGCGCAGTGCAGGCAGCGCCGGTTGATGAACAGCCAGCGCAGATCTTCTCCCCTGTCCTGTTCGATGAAGTGAATCTGGTTGTAGAGCATCGGCGTCAGATCCGGCGGATTCTCATAGCTTCCCCGGTTGACCGTGGAATCGGCCTCGAGCTTGTTCCACTGCTTGCAGGCGACCTGGCAGCTGCGGCAGGCGGTGCAACGGGTGGTATCGACCAAAAAGGCTTTTCTTTTCATGATGTCCTCCCCCCTAGCCCAGCTTCTCGACGTTGACCATGAACGCCTTGGTTTCCGGGATCATGGTATTGGCGTCGCCGATCGTCGGCGTCAGCAGGTTGGCGCTGTCGCCTGCATTCGGCGTGCTCCAGCCGAAGCACCAGGGCAGACCGACCTGGTGGATGGTCTTCCCCCGGATCCTGAAGGGACGGAACCGCCTGGTGACGATGGCGATCGCCTCGACGCTGCCCCGCCCCGAGCTGACCCTGACCTTTTCACCATCTCCTATACCGCGTTCCCTGGCCAGCTCCGGACTCAATTCGACGAACAGCTGCGGTTGCATCTCCAGCAGCCAGGGGGTATTGCGGGACATGACCCCGGTCTGCCAGTGCTCGGTGACCCGGTAGGTGGTGGCAACGAAGGGATAGCGCTTGTCGGAAGTGTAAAAGACGTCTTCCGGCAGCCTGTCCTTCCCCTCGTGAAACAGTTTCATGGCCGGATTGTTCCTGGTACCGGACAGAGGGTTCGCTTCGATCGGACTCTCCAGCGGTTCATAGTGTTCGGGGAAGGGACCCTCCTTCATCTTGGCGCCGAAAATCGAGGCCACACCGTCCGGCAGCATGATGAATGACTTCTTCGAACCGGGCTGAGAGAGCGGTTTCCAGCCGCCATCGGGAACATCTCCCTCCCACCGGGTACCGGTCCACCAGATGACCGGCCGCTTTCTGTCCCACGGCACCCCGTCAGCATTGACCGAAGCCCGGTTGTAGAGAATACGCCGGTTGACCGGCCAGCACCAGGCCCACTCGGGGTAGAGGCCGATGCCACTCGGATCCCTGTGGCTGCGCCGGGCCATGTTGTTGCCGTTGCCGTTGTAGCTCTGGCAGTAGAGCCAGTTGCCCGACGAGGTGGAGCCGTCATCCTGCAGATAGGCGAAGGAGGGTACCAGGTCTCCCTTCTTGAAGGATTTGCCCTTGACCACCTTGTCGCGGAGGAAGTAGCCGTTGATCTCCCTGGCCACGGCATGGATGTCGATCTTGCGCACCCGGCCGTCCGGCATCCTGAAACCGTAATTCCAGCTCAGTTTCAGGATCGGGTCGGGAAAAGCGCCTCCTTCGGCGGCATAGCGCTGCCGGACCCGGAAATAGAGTTCGTTCATTATCTCCGAATCGTGACGGCTGTCGCCAAGGGGCTCCACCGCCTGGTAGCGCCATTGCGCCCAGCGACCCGAGTTGGTAACGCTGCCTTCCTTTTCGAACGACGCGGCAACCGGCAGGAAGAAGACCTCGGTGTCGATCCTGGCCGGGTCCATGCCCGGCCCCTTC is drawn from Geothermobacter ehrlichii and contains these coding sequences:
- a CDS encoding formate dehydrogenase accessory protein FdhE, with the protein product MLEKRLRRLEELAAGKPALADICRYYSCLYRLFSEADSFLRVEVDAEPAAPRQRQGFPLLRGEMLQIDAETARTFFASLLQVMCEHGEQGRDELQVLQGALQAEKLNLPVLLRAAFDRDRKPVTRAAEDAGVSPALLEYCLTTALGAALERCRQAGLAEAVVADWEHGYCPFCGGLPAIAELRGEEGKKLLQCSLCGHQWSFHRLTCIHCGNTDHETLAYFTVDGEPGCRVDVCRSCSGYLKVVDSRQRGEGLPLEVEDAATLQLDVLAAREGFSRGKKETTGC
- a CDS encoding formate dehydrogenase subunit gamma → MSNYVDRFDAFDRIVHWTLAVSFILLVLSGLGLFAHTFFGYFGLFGGPQQGIMAHKIAGVVFLVCSVLLFLRHMGELCRFDADDRRWIVKMGGYLSRRHEDIPQGKFNAGQKLFGIFSFVAALVMGITGYVIWEPTAFGRELTQFSLMLHGLFFVLWMVGMIVHVYLATIGNPGTLEGMLYGQVRKAWARKHASKWFQKVAGNR
- a CDS encoding 4Fe-4S dicluster domain-containing protein is translated as MKRKAFLVDTTRCTACRSCQVACKQWNKLEADSTVNRGSYENPPDLTPMLYNQIHFIEQDRGEDLRWLFINRRCLHCADAGCVKVCPSAGALYHTREGLVAYNRDKCIECHYCVNGCPFDVPRYDARRKVTKCHGCSDRVQNGLLPACVKACPTKTLQFGDRDQLIAEARAAGKKLYGEKDLGGLGVLYVLDDEPGTYRLPKNPAIPASIFFWKDVVKPLGILGFWGALGAAALHYVTVGPKKIDAPDEQQHKGGE